From the genome of Solanum lycopersicum chromosome 12, SLM_r2.1:
ccaacctcatttgtcgggttatttacttgacacaaccgctttacttcttattttagaagtaagtttgagcgtatcagatacaccttgggttgcctcccaagaagtGCTTAATTTAACGTCGCGGAACGATGCAAgatccttgattactcagacttcatcaaggaGATATGCTTCAACCACTTCATGGACACTCTCCACATGCCTAGGTAGATCTTGATTCTTTGGTCATTGACCGTGAACTTTgcaccctccttgttctccaactcaacctctcCACGGGGGAACACTTTAGTGATAAGGAATGACCCAGCCTagttggacttgagtttgcctggaaacaagcgtAGCCTAGATTTGAATAGAAGCACCAAGTCCCCAGCCAAAAATTCTTGcttttcaatcttttggtcatggtacttctttaTCTTCTCTTTGTAGATGGCTGAACTTTGATATGCTTTTAGGAGAAACTCATCAATCTCATTCAACCCACTAAATATCTGCTCCACTGCTTCATTCCTATCCAAATTCAGTTTCTTCATCACCCATATTGCCTTGTGCTCCAACTCAACTGTCAAGTGACAaaccttcccatatacaagttggaaTGGACACATGCCAATTGGGTTCTTGTTTGCAGTCCGGTATGCCCAAAGAGCATCAACAatcctccttgaccaatccattcTATTAACATTCACCATTTTTAACAGTATTTGCTTGATTTCTATgttggacacctcaacttgcccactagacTGTGGAATGTATGAAGTGTCTACATTGTAGCAAACCCCATATTTCTCAAATAGCCCATTAAACAACTTTTTGCAAAAGTGATATCTCCTATCACTAATAATGACCCTAGGTGTGCCAAATCTGGAGaagattttcttcttcaagaatGCGCTAAcgctcttcccttcattgttggCAAGTGCTATGGCTTTCGCCCATTTTGACAACTAGTCCACCTCCACAGGTATATATTTCATCCAAGGAGAACTCACATACTGGCCTATAAAATCAATGCCCCATACATCAAGCAACTCAATCACTagaatgggatttaaagggaTCTCTTGACTCTTAGAAATTCCTACATCTATTTGGCACCTATTAAATGTCTTGGCGAACTCATGAGCAGCTTGGTGAATGTTTGGCCAATAATATCCACACTGCAAAATCTTGTGGGCAATATGGATACCACTATGATACCCACCCACAGGAGAGGAGTGGCATCCCTCCAAAACACTTAGCATCTCAACTTTTTGCACGCAACGACGAATAAACCCATCAACACAAATCTGGTATAAgtaaggctcatcccaaaagaactttttcataTCATGAATGAACTTTTTCCTCAAATGGAAGGAAAAGTACGATGGGACTAAATCACTTGCCAGATTGTTCGCAAAATcggcgaaccatggaatcatgTTATGAGAAGCGGCCAATACATGCTTATCAGGGAAGGTGTCATCAATTTCACCCTTTTCACAAAACTCTTGCATAGCTTAATCCTCCAATTTGGACAATTGatcggcaacttgattttcagtctgTTTTATATCTTTCacctcaaaattaaaatattgcaATAAGAGAACCCATATAACAAATCTTGGTTCCGCATACTTCTTTGCCATTAAATACCGCAAGGCAGAGTGATCAGTATGCAATATGACTTTCGTTCCAATCAAATAGGAGTGAAATTTTTCGAAAGAAAATACCACCTCAAGAAGTTTTTTGGGACATGCAGGCTCCTAAAgattctcacaccttttacagataTGGGTAGATCAAGTCTCTCTATAACTTCAAATTTTGCTTGATCAATCGTGACACCCTTCTCTGAGATGGGATGGCCCAATAATATACATTGTTTCACCATAAAGTGATATTTTTCCCATTTTAGCACAAGATTGCAATGTTCGCATCTTTTGAAAACCATGGCCAAGTGAATTAAACACCGATAAAAGGAGTCACCAACTactgaaaaatcatccataaacacctcaatagtgtcctccaccatatcagagaatatcgacatcatacatctcttgAAAGTGGCCAGTGCATTGAATAACCCAAAAGGCATCCGCTTGAATGCGAACTTCCCATAAGGGCAAGTAAAGGTGGTATTCTCTTGATCCTCCGGGGCAATAGAGATTTGATTATAACCcgattaaacataaaaaaatacaatcctTTTCATGTGAGTCTATataacatctgatccatgaaggacATCAGGAAATGGTCCTTCTCAGTATATGCATTTTCTTTTCGATAATCCATACAAACTCTCCACCCAGTCACCAgcctcattggaacaagctcattCCTCTCATTGGACACTAATATTATTCCATTCTTTTTGGGAACACACTGAATAGagatacccaactactatctgtCATTGGATATATGCCTCCGACATCTAACTACTTAATAATCTCCTTCatcactacctcttgcataggtgaaTTCAAACGTCTCTGGTGTTTAATACTTGGCTTGTGAGCGGCtatgagttggattttgtgtGACCAAATACCGGGTGGGATCCCAATAATGCCGCAATCGTCCAACCAATGGCTCGTTTAAACTTCTTCAACACTTTTACCAAACACTCTACTTGTTGCACATTCaaatctgatgcaatgattaccggcaaattGTCATCTCTCCCCCAAtaatacatacctcagatgaggtggtagagccttaagaTCTAGTTTTGGAGCCTCCTCAACAGATGGTCTCGCGGGTGGAGACTCACGATGCTTCATTTCTAACTCTAATTTCTTTAGTTTTGACCAAAATTCACCTGGTTCAAATGCCTCAAATAAAGACCCATACTATTCAGTAccatcactctcaaaattcatgatcactgttGCTAGTACCTCAATACCAAGGCGCTCTTTGATTTGTACCTCAGACGTACTCTCAACCCTATAGGATGTATCAGATACcgtttggagctcaccactctgcttcaTGGACCTATAAATGTTGAAAGTTGTCTCTTCATTGTTAAACCTAAACTTTCTCTGccctttttccatatcaaccaaggcaCAAAcagtagcaaggaatggcctcccaagaatcataggcacctcaaaatccacctcatagtcaagaatcacaaaatcgatcagaaatataaatgactccaccttcactagcacatcatgaagtatcccaTTAGGCCTCTTCGTTGTTTGATTGGCCATTAGTAACCACATTTTAGTGGGCTTTAGGTCACCCAAAAccaatttcttataaatttagaaaggcatgagatttatgcttgcatCGAGATCACATAGTGCTTTAGAAAAGTGTAACAAATAGATGGTTCATGGATTAGTGAAAGAGCGTGGATCTTCCTTCTTCTGtacaagagaccttgtagcaataatACTACAATGCTCCATTcggtcatcatcctcaaaacttacTGATGTCTTTTTTGTAACCATATCCttcatgaacttggcataaccgggcatttccTCTAAAGCTtttatcaaagggacattgatggaaagctGTTTGAACATAGTGataaaacaccgatatttaccatcctcagtcttctTCATCAATCTCTGACGGAACGGTGGCGGTAGTCTAGGAATGGGGGTAACTTTTTGCGATACCTCTACTTCTTTCACCGCTTTGTCCACCAATTCACCACTAGTTTCCAGTACCTCTTCATCTTTTGTCATCTGATCTTCTACCAAGAAGGCATAGatggatcaatggtttgcttacctcCTTGAGTAGTGATTGTAAtccaatgtccatcatttttagaattttgaatgGTATTGCTTGGAAGAGTGTCCCGTTGTCGTGGGTTCACAGTAGtggataattgggccaattatAACTCAAGATGCTTATTCGAGACAACGTGTGCATAAACCTTTTTACCAATATAAAGCAAATCACCTCTCAATTCCTTggcgtgctcatcactagcatcaaacctcctcctCATCTTCTATAACATATCTTGAACTCGCGCCAtgctacctccaccatcccttgGAGCAATTTCCTGATTTTGAGGTAGAACATAGGGACCACTTTGTtcatttttgttaccatagttaccctgattgaagttgttgttgcaGTTGTAGTTTCTATCCCAAAGATAATGGCCCTGTCTGTTGTAATTTccatagttctgaccttgatttccttgaccaTGGCGCCAATTCTATTGAGTGGAGCCTTGGGTACTGCATATGTATCCTCTTCATAATAGTATTCATCCGCTGGTGGTGGGGGTTTAGTCAAGTAATTCACCGTATTTACTTTCTCTGCACCTCAAGTGACATGTTTCAATAACAACCCACACTTAGTTCTAATTTGAGCCATATcctcacgaatctcatctgtggccgGACTTTGTTTATCTTGCactgcaaaggtgtttctcccacTGTCTAACTTCTTAGTACTCCAAGACTTATTAATGCGAgatattttctctaacttcTCTGCGATCTCTGCATATGTACACTCACCATAAGAACCAACTGCAATAGTATCAAGCACTGccttattattataatcttGCCCCggatagaagtactctttcaatgactcatcatcaatatggtggTTTGGGCACCTTTCACGTAAGCATTAAATCATTCCCAAGAGATACTCACGAACTCCCTAACTAGTGCCATAAAGTTGTTgactctatctttgtggttgagGTTTTTGAAAACTAGGTAGTACCGTGCTAGGAACATATTCTTAAACTGATCCCACGTATAGGTAGAATTATAGGACAACTCAGTAAACCATATCGCGTCCTCTTCTGTCACTGAAAGAGGGAACACTCTCAACCCGATGATGTTCATATCTAAGTgtggcctccctacacaactcttGCACACCGACCTCAGTTTGGCGATGTGAGTATGTGGATCTTCAGATGGTAACCCTGAAAACAAACCCCTTATGGTGAACATttgcatcaagctactagttaTCACGAATATGTGAGCCTGCggtagaggaggtaggacaaGAGGACCATCAGAATCAGTGATGTTAATGTTTCCCCTATAGAAATATTGAGGGCGTGGGATGGGAGGCTGCATCCTCAAAGCCTCATCAGCCAGATTTTCCACAACCACTTGATTATGAGCATCAACCAATGGTAGGGGCTGGAGATTGATACCATCACCTAGATTAGCTGGGTTCTGCGAATTATTCATTCTTTGAAGTGTATGCTTCAGTTCATGATCGAATGGAAGTATTGGTTCTACTCGACTCTGTGTACTTGACAGGCATTAGACCTAGACCTGAaagaaacaacaacaaaataaaaaaataaaaaggaaattgttgactaaaattCAGTAATGTTattaaagttaatttaaaaGACACTTTCCCCAGCAACGGTACCAAAATTTAATACGCTCAAATTATaattccctaaagaagtataaacggt
Proteins encoded in this window:
- the LOC138340407 gene encoding uncharacterized protein, with protein sequence MNNSQNPANLGDGINLQPLPLVDAHNQVVVENLADEALRMQPPIPRPQYFYRGNINITDSDGPLVLPPLPQAHIFVITSSLMQMFTIRGLFSGLPSEDPHTHIAKLRSVCKSCVGRPHLDMNIIGLRVFPLSVTEEDAIWFTELSYNSTYTWDQFKNMFLARCPNHHIDDESLKEYFYPGQDYNNKAVLDTIAVGSYGECTYAEIAEKLEKISRINKSWSTKKLDSGRNTFAVQDKQSPATDEIQKVNTVNYLTKPPPPADEYYYEEDTYAVPKAPLNRIGAMVKEIKGNYGNKNEQSGPYVLPQNQEIAPRDGGEDQMTKDEEVLETSGELVDKAVKEVEVSQKVTPIPRLPPPFRQRLMKKTEDGKYRCFITMFKQLSINVPLIKALEEMPGYAKFMKDMVTKKTSVSFEDDDRMEHCSIIATRSLVQKKEDPRSFTNP